In the Streptomyces sp. cg36 genome, one interval contains:
- the aceE gene encoding pyruvate dehydrogenase (acetyl-transferring), homodimeric type has product MIDPTHKTPSELDQLPDRDTEETAEWAASLDAVAKAAGPHRAAYLMRRTLQHAEGAGLALPKLLETDYVNTIPTSAEPAIDGDEEMERRITAWNRWNAAAMVTRGAKHGVGGHIATFASAAWLYETGFNHFFKGKEGDGSGDQLYIQGHASPGIYARAFLDGRLNESHLDNFRQEAGGNGLPSYPHPRRLPWLWEFPTVSMGLGPLSAIYQARFNRYLTNRSIKDVSASHVWAFLGDGEMDEPESTAALALAAREGLDNLTFVINCNLQRLDGPVRANFKIVQELEAQFRGAGWNVVKSLWGGAWDELFALDTTGALVRRLREVPDAQVQTYQTRDAAYIREDFFGKDPALVEMAKLLSDDKILECFHLSRGGHEPRKVYAAYKAALEFKGAPTVILAQTVKGFTLGEGFASKNANHQMKKLSNDEFKNMRDLLDLPISDAQFVDGVVPYGHPGADSPEVRYLQERRAALGGPAPARRTHALAPLPAPADKAFAAFDKGSGSQSMATTMAFVRLVKELIRDKETGKRWVPIVPDEARTFGMESLFPSLGIYSPKGQTYEPVDRDQLMYYREAKNGQILNEGITEAGSMADFIAASSAYATHGEAMIPFYIFYSMFGWQRTADQMWQLGDQLGRGFLVGATAGRTTLTGEGLQHADGHSPVIAATNPAALSYDPAFAYEIATIVKDGLRRMYGEAAPGEDRDVFYYLTVYNEPMPQPAKPAGIDEGIVKGLYRFNTAESAGLNVAAANPARIQLLGSGTAIHWTLEAQRLLAEEWGVAADVWSATSWTELRRDALEADAALLRGEERVPYVRRALAGAEGPVLAVSDYMRQVPDQIAQWVEQDYSSLGADGFGLSDTRDAARRHFGVDAQSIVVAALAQLARRGEVKASAVKEARERYGL; this is encoded by the coding sequence ATGATCGACCCCACGCACAAGACTCCGAGCGAGCTCGACCAGCTCCCGGACCGTGACACCGAGGAGACCGCCGAGTGGGCGGCCTCCCTCGATGCCGTCGCCAAGGCCGCCGGCCCGCACCGGGCCGCGTATCTGATGCGCCGCACGCTCCAGCACGCCGAGGGCGCGGGCCTGGCCCTGCCGAAGCTGCTGGAGACGGACTACGTCAACACCATCCCCACCTCCGCCGAGCCGGCGATCGACGGCGACGAGGAGATGGAGCGCCGGATCACGGCGTGGAACCGGTGGAACGCCGCCGCGATGGTCACCCGCGGCGCCAAGCACGGCGTCGGCGGCCACATCGCCACCTTCGCCTCCGCCGCCTGGCTCTACGAGACCGGCTTCAACCACTTCTTCAAGGGCAAGGAGGGCGACGGGTCCGGCGACCAGCTCTACATCCAGGGCCACGCCTCCCCGGGCATCTACGCCCGCGCCTTCCTCGACGGGCGGCTGAACGAGAGCCACCTCGACAACTTCCGGCAGGAGGCGGGCGGCAACGGCCTGCCGTCCTACCCGCACCCCCGCCGCCTTCCCTGGCTGTGGGAGTTCCCGACCGTCTCCATGGGTCTCGGGCCGCTCTCCGCCATTTACCAGGCGCGTTTCAACCGCTATCTCACCAACCGCAGCATCAAGGACGTCTCGGCCTCCCACGTGTGGGCCTTCCTCGGCGACGGCGAGATGGACGAGCCCGAGTCGACCGCCGCCCTCGCGCTGGCGGCCCGCGAGGGTCTGGACAACCTGACCTTCGTCATCAACTGCAACCTGCAGCGCCTCGACGGCCCGGTCCGCGCCAACTTCAAGATCGTGCAGGAGCTGGAGGCCCAGTTCCGCGGCGCCGGCTGGAACGTCGTGAAGTCGCTGTGGGGCGGCGCCTGGGACGAGCTCTTCGCGCTCGACACCACCGGCGCCCTGGTCCGCCGGCTGCGCGAGGTCCCGGACGCGCAGGTGCAGACGTACCAGACGCGTGACGCGGCCTACATCCGCGAGGACTTCTTCGGCAAGGACCCCGCGCTCGTCGAGATGGCGAAGCTGCTCTCGGACGACAAGATCCTGGAGTGCTTCCACCTCTCGCGCGGCGGCCACGAGCCCCGCAAGGTGTACGCCGCGTACAAGGCCGCCCTGGAGTTCAAGGGCGCGCCGACCGTGATCCTGGCGCAGACCGTCAAGGGCTTCACCCTCGGTGAGGGCTTCGCGTCCAAGAACGCGAACCACCAGATGAAGAAGCTCTCGAACGACGAGTTCAAGAACATGCGGGACCTGCTGGACCTGCCGATCTCGGACGCGCAGTTCGTCGACGGCGTCGTGCCCTACGGCCACCCCGGCGCCGACTCCCCCGAGGTCCGCTACCTCCAGGAGCGCCGCGCCGCCCTCGGCGGCCCGGCCCCGGCCCGCCGCACCCACGCGCTCGCGCCGCTGCCCGCCCCCGCCGACAAGGCGTTCGCCGCCTTCGACAAGGGTTCCGGCAGCCAGTCCATGGCCACCACCATGGCGTTCGTCCGGCTGGTCAAGGAGCTCATCCGCGACAAGGAGACCGGCAAGCGCTGGGTCCCGATCGTCCCGGACGAGGCCCGCACCTTCGGCATGGAGTCGCTCTTCCCCTCGCTCGGCATCTACTCGCCGAAGGGCCAGACGTACGAGCCGGTCGACCGCGACCAGCTGATGTACTACCGCGAGGCGAAGAACGGCCAGATCCTCAACGAGGGCATCACCGAGGCCGGTTCGATGGCCGACTTCATCGCCGCCTCCAGCGCGTACGCCACGCACGGCGAGGCGATGATCCCGTTCTACATCTTCTACTCGATGTTCGGCTGGCAGCGCACCGCCGACCAGATGTGGCAGCTCGGCGACCAGCTGGGCCGCGGCTTCCTGGTGGGCGCCACCGCCGGCCGCACCACCCTGACCGGTGAGGGCCTCCAGCACGCCGACGGCCACTCGCCGGTGATCGCCGCGACCAACCCGGCGGCGCTGAGCTACGACCCGGCGTTCGCGTACGAGATCGCCACCATCGTCAAGGACGGTCTGCGCCGGATGTACGGCGAGGCCGCCCCCGGCGAGGACAGGGACGTCTTCTACTACCTGACCGTCTACAACGAGCCCATGCCGCAGCCCGCCAAGCCGGCCGGGATCGACGAGGGCATCGTCAAGGGCCTCTACCGCTTCAACACGGCCGAGTCGGCCGGGCTGAACGTGGCCGCCGCCAACCCCGCGCGCATCCAGCTGCTCGGCTCCGGCACCGCGATCCACTGGACGCTGGAGGCCCAGAGGCTGCTCGCCGAGGAGTGGGGCGTGGCCGCCGACGTGTGGTCCGCGACCTCCTGGACCGAGCTGCGCCGCGACGCGCTGGAGGCGGACGCCGCCCTCCTGCGCGGCGAGGAGCGCGTGCCGTACGTACGCCGGGCGCTGGCCGGTGCCGAGGGCCCGGTCCTCGCCGTCAGCGACTACATGCGCCAGGTGCCGGACCAGATCGCGCAGTGGGTCGAGCAGGACTACTCCTCGCTCGGCGCCGACGGGTTCGGCCTCTCCGACACGCGTGACGCGGCCCGCCGCCACTTCGGCGTCGACGCCCAGTCGATCGTGGTCGCCGCCCTGGCCCAGCTGGCCCGCCGCGGCGAGGTCAAGGCGTCCGCCGTCAAGGAGGCCCGCGAGCGCTACGGCCTGTAG
- a CDS encoding PP2C family protein-serine/threonine phosphatase, with the protein MADEDGSGLLPPAPSPLWQRAVPVIVLAGITAAQLATPNGVELGYFLAAVPPLAAFAYGPVGTVVLAAVTFAGVLLPHTRDWYPHSGDILTLAVVVVFSIVVARVRQRRDHQLVTVRTVAEAAQLAVLPPLPDAVGPVRCAGLYQAAQHGTLVGGDFYDVREGPYGVRAVLADVQGHGLAAVGTVAALLGAFREAVLDEPTLRRVAARLDRRLVVDSGSDGNGELFATALLLEFPPHESVVRVVSCGHPRPFLLRGRTATEVSADPAPPLGLGLAGLAPPDELRVELAPGDRVLAYTDGVTEARDGDGRFYPLAERLPVLAAHHGLTALTEAVRDDLTRHAGRADDDVALLALGRTD; encoded by the coding sequence ATGGCGGACGAGGACGGGTCAGGACTACTGCCGCCCGCTCCCAGCCCCCTCTGGCAGCGGGCGGTCCCGGTGATCGTCCTCGCCGGGATCACGGCCGCCCAGCTGGCCACCCCCAACGGGGTCGAGCTCGGCTACTTCCTCGCCGCCGTGCCGCCGCTGGCCGCCTTCGCCTACGGGCCGGTGGGCACGGTCGTCCTCGCCGCCGTCACCTTCGCCGGCGTCCTGCTGCCGCACACCCGCGACTGGTACCCGCACTCCGGCGACATCCTCACCCTCGCCGTCGTCGTGGTCTTCAGCATCGTCGTCGCCCGGGTGCGCCAGCGCCGCGACCACCAGCTGGTGACCGTCCGCACGGTCGCCGAGGCCGCCCAGCTCGCCGTGCTGCCGCCCCTGCCGGACGCGGTGGGGCCGGTGCGCTGCGCCGGGCTCTACCAGGCCGCCCAGCACGGCACCCTGGTCGGCGGTGACTTCTACGACGTGCGCGAGGGCCCCTACGGCGTACGGGCGGTGCTGGCCGACGTCCAGGGGCACGGCCTGGCGGCCGTCGGCACGGTGGCCGCGCTGCTCGGCGCCTTCCGCGAGGCGGTCCTGGACGAGCCCACCCTGCGGCGGGTGGCCGCCCGCCTGGACCGCAGGCTGGTGGTCGACTCCGGCTCCGACGGGAACGGCGAGCTGTTCGCGACCGCGCTGCTCCTGGAGTTCCCGCCGCACGAATCCGTCGTACGGGTGGTGAGCTGCGGCCACCCCCGGCCGTTCCTGCTGCGCGGGCGGACCGCGACCGAGGTGAGCGCGGACCCGGCGCCGCCGCTGGGCCTCGGCCTCGCGGGTCTGGCGCCGCCGGACGAACTGCGGGTGGAGCTGGCGCCGGGCGACCGCGTCCTGGCGTACACGGACGGGGTGACCGAGGCGCGCGACGGGGACGGCCGCTTCTACCCGCTGGCCGAACGCCTGCCGGTACTGGCCGCCCACCACGGCCTGACGGCGCTCACCGAGGCGGTGCGCGACGACCTGACCCGCCACGCGGGCCGGGCCGATGACGACGTGGCCCTGCTGGCACTGGGCCGGACGGACTGA
- a CDS encoding TIGR01777 family oxidoreductase — translation MAGMRIAITGSTGLIGTALTRSLRADGHEVVRLVRRPARADDEVEWDPKRQYVDAAGLVGCAAVVHLAGAGVGDHRWTDAYKKEIRDSRVLGTAALAEALASLDAPPEVLLCGTAIGYYGDTGDRPVDEDAPPGDGFLAGVCVEWEEAAAPAEEAGIRTVFARTGLVVAREGGAWGRLFPLFRAGLGGRLGSGRQYWSFIALHDHIAALRHLLESPGPAGPVNLTAPEPVTNREVTAAMAEVLHRPALLPVPAVALRVALGEFSEDVLGSQRVLPRRLLDSGFRFAFPTVAGAIAAARR, via the coding sequence TTGGCCGGCATGCGGATCGCGATCACGGGCTCGACCGGACTCATCGGCACGGCGCTGACGCGCTCCCTGCGGGCGGACGGACACGAGGTGGTCCGCCTGGTGCGCCGCCCGGCGCGGGCGGACGACGAGGTCGAGTGGGACCCGAAGCGCCAGTACGTGGACGCGGCCGGGCTCGTGGGGTGCGCGGCCGTGGTGCACCTGGCCGGGGCCGGGGTGGGCGACCACCGCTGGACGGACGCCTACAAGAAGGAGATCCGCGACAGCCGGGTGCTGGGCACGGCGGCCCTCGCGGAGGCGCTGGCCTCGCTGGACGCGCCCCCGGAGGTCCTGCTGTGCGGGACGGCGATCGGCTACTACGGCGACACCGGCGACCGCCCGGTCGACGAGGACGCGCCGCCCGGCGACGGGTTCCTTGCGGGTGTCTGCGTGGAGTGGGAGGAGGCGGCGGCCCCGGCCGAGGAGGCGGGCATCCGGACCGTCTTCGCGCGCACCGGTCTGGTGGTGGCCCGCGAGGGCGGCGCCTGGGGCAGGCTCTTCCCCCTCTTCCGCGCGGGTCTGGGCGGGCGGCTGGGCAGCGGGCGGCAGTACTGGTCGTTCATCGCGCTGCACGACCACATCGCGGCGCTGCGGCACCTGCTGGAGAGCCCGGGGCCGGCCGGACCGGTCAATCTGACGGCGCCGGAACCGGTCACCAACCGGGAGGTGACGGCGGCGATGGCCGAGGTGCTGCACCGCCCGGCGCTCCTCCCGGTGCCGGCGGTCGCGCTGCGGGTGGCCCTGGGCGAGTTCTCCGAGGACGTCCTCGGCAGCCAGCGGGTGCTGCCCCGGCGGCTGCTCGACTCGGGTTTCCGCTTCGCGTTCCCGACGGTGGCGGGGGCGATCGCGGCGGCGCGGCGGTAG
- the sucB gene encoding 2-oxoglutarate dehydrogenase, E2 component, dihydrolipoamide succinyltransferase, which translates to MSVSVTLPALGESVTEGTVTRWLKAEGERVEADEPLLEVSTDKVDTEIPAPASGILASIKVAEDETVEVGAELAIIDDGTGAPAAAPAPAQAEAPAAAPAPVAEAPAAPAPAAEAPAPAAAPAGGASGTDVTLPALGESVTEGTVTRWLKQVGEEVAEDEPLLEVSTDKVDTEIPAPVAGVLLEIVVGEDETAEVGAKLAVIGAAGAAPAAAPAPAPAAPAAAPAPAPVAAPAPAPAAPAPAPAAPVAAPAAPVAAPAAPAAPAPAPVAAPAPVTPAPAPAATSGDDGAYVTPLVRKLASESGVDLGAVKGTGVGGRIRKQDVIAAAEAAKAAAPAPAAAAPAAKAAPSLEASPLRGQTVKMTRMRKVIGDNMMKALHSQAQLTSVVEVDITKLMKLRGQAKDSFAAREGVKLSPMPFFVKAAAQALKAHPVINARINEDEGTITYFDSENIGIAVDSEKGLMTPVIKGAGDLNIAGISKATADLAGKVRANKITPDELSGATFTISNTGSRGALFDTVIVPPNQVAILGIGATVKRPAVIETAEGTVIGVRDMTYLSLSYDHRLVDGADAARYLTAVKAILEAGEFEVELGL; encoded by the coding sequence ATGTCGGTTTCCGTAACCCTTCCGGCGCTCGGCGAGAGCGTCACCGAGGGCACCGTCACCCGCTGGCTGAAGGCCGAGGGCGAGCGCGTCGAGGCCGACGAGCCGTTGCTCGAGGTCTCGACCGACAAGGTCGACACCGAGATCCCGGCCCCGGCCTCCGGCATCCTGGCCTCCATCAAGGTCGCCGAGGACGAGACCGTCGAGGTCGGCGCCGAGCTGGCGATCATCGACGACGGCACGGGCGCGCCCGCCGCCGCCCCGGCTCCGGCCCAGGCCGAGGCCCCCGCCGCCGCCCCGGCCCCCGTGGCCGAGGCTCCGGCCGCCCCGGCGCCCGCCGCCGAGGCCCCGGCTCCGGCCGCCGCCCCGGCCGGTGGCGCCTCCGGCACCGACGTGACGCTGCCCGCGCTGGGCGAGTCCGTCACCGAGGGCACCGTCACCCGCTGGCTGAAGCAGGTCGGCGAGGAGGTCGCCGAGGACGAGCCGCTCCTCGAGGTCTCCACCGACAAGGTCGACACCGAGATCCCCGCCCCGGTCGCCGGTGTGCTGCTGGAGATCGTGGTCGGCGAGGACGAGACCGCCGAGGTCGGCGCCAAGCTGGCCGTCATCGGCGCCGCCGGTGCCGCGCCCGCCGCCGCCCCGGCCCCGGCCCCCGCTGCTCCGGCCGCCGCCCCGGCTCCGGCCCCGGTGGCCGCTCCGGCGCCCGCCCCGGCCGCTCCGGCTCCGGCCCCGGCCGCCCCCGTGGCCGCCCCGGCCGCGCCCGTGGCCGCCCCGGCCGCGCCCGCCGCCCCGGCGCCCGCGCCGGTCGCGGCTCCCGCTCCGGTCACCCCGGCCCCGGCTCCGGCCGCGACCTCCGGTGACGACGGCGCGTACGTCACGCCGCTGGTCCGCAAGCTCGCCTCCGAGTCCGGTGTGGACCTGGGCGCGGTCAAGGGCACCGGCGTCGGTGGCCGCATCCGCAAGCAGGACGTCATCGCCGCGGCCGAGGCCGCCAAGGCCGCCGCCCCGGCGCCGGCCGCCGCCGCGCCCGCCGCGAAGGCCGCCCCCTCCCTGGAGGCGTCCCCGCTGCGCGGCCAGACGGTCAAGATGACCCGGATGCGCAAGGTCATCGGCGACAACATGATGAAGGCGCTGCACTCGCAGGCCCAGCTGACCTCGGTCGTCGAGGTCGACATCACCAAGCTGATGAAGCTGCGCGGCCAGGCGAAGGACTCCTTCGCCGCCCGCGAGGGCGTCAAGCTCTCCCCGATGCCGTTCTTCGTGAAGGCGGCGGCCCAGGCGCTGAAGGCCCACCCGGTCATCAACGCCCGGATCAACGAGGACGAGGGCACCATCACGTACTTCGACTCGGAGAACATCGGCATCGCCGTGGACTCCGAGAAGGGTCTGATGACGCCGGTCATCAAGGGTGCGGGCGACCTGAACATCGCCGGCATCTCCAAGGCGACCGCCGACCTGGCCGGCAAGGTCCGCGCCAACAAGATCACCCCGGACGAGCTGTCCGGCGCGACCTTCACGATCAGCAACACCGGCTCGCGCGGTGCGCTGTTCGACACGGTCATCGTGCCGCCGAACCAGGTCGCCATCCTGGGCATCGGTGCCACCGTCAAGCGCCCGGCGGTCATCGAGACCGCCGAGGGCACGGTCATCGGCGTCCGCGACATGACCTACCTGTCGCTCTCCTACGACCACCGTCTGGTGGACGGCGCCGACGCCGCCCGCTACCTGACGGCCGTCAAGGCGATCCTGGAGGCCGGCGAGTTCGAGGTCGAGCTCGGCCTGTAG
- the lpdA gene encoding dihydrolipoyl dehydrogenase, with amino-acid sequence MANDASTVFDLVILGGGSGGYAAALRGAQLGLDVALIEKNKLGGTCLHNGCIPTKALLHAGEIADQAREAEQFGVKATFEGIDIAAVHKYKDDVISGLYKGLQGLVASRKVTYIEGEGRLSSPTSVDVNGQRVQGRHVLLATGSVPKSLPGLEIDGNRIISSDHALTLDRVPQSAIILGGGVIGVEFASAWKSFGTDITVVEGLKHLVPAEDENSSKLLERAFRKRGIKFNLGTFFQKAEYTQNGVKVTLADGKEFEAEVLLVAIGRGPVSQGLGYEEQGVAMDRGYVLVDEYMRTNVPTISAVGDLVPTLQLAHVGFAEGILVAERLAGLKTVPIDYDGVPRVTYCHPEVASVGISEAKAKEIYGADKVVALKYNLAGNGKSKILKTAGEIKLVQVKDGAVVGVHMVGDRMGEQVGEAQLIYNWEALPAEVAQLIHAHPTQNEALGEAHLALAGKPLHSHD; translated from the coding sequence GTGGCGAACGACGCCAGCACCGTTTTCGACCTAGTGATCCTCGGCGGTGGCAGTGGCGGCTACGCCGCGGCCCTGCGCGGAGCTCAGCTGGGCCTGGACGTCGCACTGATCGAGAAGAACAAGCTCGGCGGCACCTGCCTGCACAACGGCTGCATCCCCACCAAGGCCCTGCTGCACGCCGGCGAGATCGCCGACCAGGCGCGCGAGGCCGAGCAGTTCGGTGTCAAGGCCACCTTCGAGGGCATCGACATCGCGGCCGTCCACAAGTACAAGGACGACGTGATCTCGGGCCTCTACAAGGGCCTGCAGGGTCTCGTCGCCTCCCGCAAGGTGACGTACATCGAGGGTGAGGGCCGCCTCTCGTCGCCCACCTCCGTCGACGTCAACGGCCAGCGCGTCCAGGGCCGCCACGTCCTCCTGGCGACCGGCTCCGTGCCGAAGTCGCTGCCGGGCCTGGAGATCGACGGCAACCGGATCATCTCCTCGGACCACGCGCTGACCCTGGACCGGGTCCCGCAGTCCGCGATCATCCTGGGCGGCGGCGTCATCGGCGTCGAGTTCGCCTCGGCGTGGAAGTCCTTCGGCACCGACATCACCGTCGTCGAGGGCCTCAAGCACCTCGTCCCGGCCGAGGACGAGAACTCCTCGAAGCTTCTTGAGCGCGCGTTCCGCAAGCGCGGCATCAAGTTCAACCTGGGCACCTTCTTCCAGAAGGCCGAGTACACCCAGAACGGCGTCAAGGTCACGCTGGCCGACGGCAAGGAGTTCGAGGCCGAGGTCCTCCTCGTCGCCATCGGCCGCGGCCCGGTCTCGCAGGGCCTCGGCTACGAGGAGCAGGGCGTCGCGATGGACCGCGGCTACGTCCTGGTCGACGAGTACATGCGCACCAACGTGCCCACCATCTCGGCCGTCGGCGACCTCGTCCCGACCCTCCAGCTCGCGCACGTCGGCTTCGCCGAGGGCATCCTGGTGGCGGAGCGTCTGGCCGGTCTCAAGACCGTCCCGATCGACTACGACGGTGTGCCGCGCGTGACGTACTGCCACCCCGAGGTCGCCTCCGTCGGCATCTCCGAGGCCAAGGCCAAGGAGATCTACGGTGCGGACAAGGTCGTCGCTCTGAAGTACAACCTCGCGGGCAACGGCAAGAGCAAGATCCTCAAGACCGCGGGCGAGATCAAGCTCGTCCAGGTCAAGGACGGTGCCGTGGTCGGCGTCCACATGGTCGGTGACCGCATGGGCGAGCAGGTCGGCGAAGCCCAGCTGATCTACAACTGGGAGGCCCTGCCGGCCGAGGTCGCGCAGCTCATCCACGCGCACCCGACGCAGAACGAGGCCCTCGGCGAGGCGCACCTGGCGCTGGCCGGCAAGCCGCTGCACTCCCACGACTAA
- a CDS encoding N-acetyltransferase family protein, which translates to MHEPRIRLAQHRDEAALAELDREVWSPLHAVQPRPQPPYEPFFGPASPPAHHLVAEVDGEAVGYLRLVRPTRLDCNSHVRQIQGLAVAPRARGRGVARALLRAACAESRRQGARRLTLRVLGHNTPARELYESEGFVVEGVLPGEFLLAGAYVDDVLMGRSLTE; encoded by the coding sequence ATGCACGAGCCGCGCATACGCCTCGCACAGCACCGCGACGAAGCCGCTCTGGCCGAGCTGGACCGGGAGGTCTGGTCGCCGCTGCACGCGGTGCAGCCCCGCCCCCAGCCGCCCTACGAGCCGTTCTTCGGGCCCGCCAGCCCGCCCGCCCACCACCTGGTGGCCGAGGTGGACGGGGAGGCCGTCGGCTATCTGCGGCTGGTCCGCCCCACCCGGCTCGACTGCAACAGCCACGTCCGCCAGATCCAGGGCCTGGCCGTCGCCCCGCGCGCCCGGGGCCGGGGCGTGGCGCGGGCGCTGCTGCGGGCCGCCTGCGCCGAGTCCCGCCGCCAGGGCGCCCGCCGCCTCACCCTGCGCGTCCTGGGCCACAACACGCCCGCCCGGGAGCTCTACGAGTCGGAGGGGTTCGTGGTGGAGGGCGTGCTGCCGGGGGAGTTCCTGCTGGCGGGGGCGTACGTGGACGACGTGCTGATGGGGCGCTCGCTCACCGAGTGA
- a CDS encoding DUF4240 domain-containing protein: MDETEFWELIDSTREDAEGDPEDHAELLVERLVRLDPDAVLDFARHFEARYNRAYAWDLWGAAAVLLGGASDDAFDYFRCWLIGQGREVFEGALHEPDRLAELLDDFDEEIDGDGEDLGYAADEAYEQLTGAVAPDLGIPAQPAEPLGAPFDFEDEDGLAERFPRLWDRFGVSTGA; this comes from the coding sequence ATGGACGAGACGGAATTCTGGGAGCTGATCGACAGCACCCGCGAGGACGCCGAGGGCGACCCCGAGGACCACGCCGAACTCCTCGTGGAGCGGCTGGTGCGGCTCGACCCGGATGCCGTCCTGGACTTCGCCCGGCACTTCGAGGCCCGCTACAACCGTGCCTACGCCTGGGATCTGTGGGGCGCCGCGGCCGTGCTGCTCGGCGGCGCCAGCGACGACGCCTTCGACTACTTCCGCTGCTGGCTGATCGGCCAGGGCCGGGAGGTGTTCGAGGGCGCGCTGCACGAGCCGGACCGGCTGGCCGAGCTGCTGGACGACTTCGACGAGGAGATCGACGGCGACGGCGAGGACCTCGGCTACGCGGCGGACGAGGCGTACGAGCAGCTGACCGGGGCCGTCGCACCCGACCTGGGCATCCCGGCGCAGCCCGCCGAGCCGCTGGGCGCCCCCTTCGACTTCGAGGACGAGGACGGCCTGGCGGAACGGTTCCCCCGGCTGTGGGACCGATTCGGCGTAAGCACGGGGGCTTGA
- a CDS encoding GntR family transcriptional regulator has product MTPPVVHSLREQIREHIVEGIVSGRWKPGERIVERRIAVELQVSQTPVREALRELESLRLIESAPNKGVRVRNLTAADLEESYPVRAGLEQIAAELAADRLATDCSALEPHVAALYEADAAADGTAQVRHTVGFHRELVRAAGNGVLLHTWEGLGIEVFTALSIRWLGTVQKSYAEEHQELVEAFRRHDPRIGTLVKSHVLGCAPRA; this is encoded by the coding sequence ATGACCCCGCCCGTCGTCCACTCGCTGCGCGAACAGATCCGCGAGCACATCGTGGAGGGGATCGTCAGTGGCCGCTGGAAGCCGGGTGAGCGGATCGTGGAGCGCCGCATCGCGGTCGAGCTCCAGGTCAGCCAGACGCCCGTCCGGGAGGCGCTGCGGGAGCTGGAGTCCCTGCGGCTGATCGAGTCCGCGCCGAACAAGGGCGTACGGGTGCGGAACCTGACGGCGGCCGACCTGGAGGAGAGCTACCCCGTCCGGGCCGGCCTGGAGCAGATCGCGGCCGAGCTGGCCGCGGACCGGCTCGCCACCGACTGCTCGGCCCTGGAGCCGCACGTGGCGGCGCTGTACGAGGCGGACGCGGCGGCGGACGGGACGGCGCAGGTGCGGCACACCGTGGGGTTCCACCGCGAGCTGGTGCGGGCGGCGGGGAACGGGGTCCTCCTCCACACCTGGGAGGGGCTCGGGATCGAGGTCTTCACGGCGCTGTCCATCCGGTGGCTGGGGACCGTGCAGAAGTCGTACGCGGAGGAGCACCAGGAGCTGGTGGAGGCGTTCCGACGCCACGACCCGCGCATCGGCACCCTGGTCAAGTCCCACGTCCTGGGCTGCGCCCCCCGCGCGTAA